One Kitasatospora sp. MAP12-44 DNA segment encodes these proteins:
- a CDS encoding IclR family transcriptional regulator: MASTPAASTGSDRSAGSVQSVERAFQLLEALADSGGIATLSELSTTSGLPMPTIHRLVRTLAQQGYVRQDTARRYTLGPRLIRLGETAGRLLGSWARPYLAELMEATGETANLAVLEGGDVVYVGQVQSRRSMRMFTEVGRRVQPHCTGVGKALLAQLPEDEARAVLGTQPLPAHTAFTVTDPTALFAQLAEAREAGYVVDDQEQEIGVRCIAVAVPGAPTPTALSVSGPEARIRALEEQAGSASLVPVMRQIAERLGQVLAP; this comes from the coding sequence GTGGCCAGCACCCCTGCCGCATCGACAGGCTCCGACCGCAGCGCCGGTAGCGTGCAGTCCGTCGAGCGCGCCTTCCAGCTCCTGGAGGCGCTGGCCGACTCCGGCGGCATCGCCACCCTCAGCGAGCTGTCGACCACGTCGGGCCTGCCGATGCCGACCATCCACCGGCTGGTTCGTACCCTGGCGCAGCAGGGTTATGTCCGCCAGGACACCGCTCGTCGCTACACCCTGGGCCCCCGGCTGATCCGGCTGGGCGAGACGGCCGGCCGGCTGCTGGGCAGTTGGGCCCGCCCGTACCTGGCGGAGCTGATGGAGGCCACCGGCGAGACCGCCAACCTGGCGGTGCTCGAGGGCGGCGACGTGGTCTATGTGGGCCAGGTGCAGTCGCGGCGCTCGATGCGGATGTTCACCGAGGTCGGCCGGCGGGTGCAGCCGCACTGCACCGGCGTCGGCAAGGCGCTGCTCGCCCAGCTCCCCGAGGACGAGGCGCGCGCCGTACTCGGCACCCAGCCGCTGCCCGCCCACACCGCCTTCACCGTCACCGACCCGACCGCGCTCTTCGCCCAGCTCGCCGAGGCGCGCGAGGCCGGCTATGTGGTCGACGACCAGGAGCAGGAGATCGGGGTGCGCTGCATCGCGGTGGCCGTTCCGGGCGCGCCGACCCCGACCGCCCTCTCGGTCTCCGGCCCCGAGGCGCGGATCCGCGCACTGGAGGAGCAGGCCGGCAGCGCCTCGCTGGTGCCGGTGATGCGCCAGATCGCCGAGCGGCTCGGCCAGGTGCTCGCACCGTAA